CTGTGTTCAGGATTTATTTTTTTGACTTTTATTGTGGCTCTGTTCCCACCTTCTGCATTGGACCTGAAAATTTCTGCTGCTGTACAGTCAATTCAGAGTCCGGAACTGGATAGGGTAATGATATTGATCAGCTGGTTCGGTGCTTTTCCGGTTCCGATGTTTATGGGCTTGCTGATCGCAATTATCTTTTATCTGTTCAAATTTCGCAGAGAAGCACTTTTTGTCGTGTTAACATTTGTTTCAGGAGCGATCAGCTCTATCATAAAAATCATAGTTAACCGGCCCAGGCCCACTGTAAATCTGGTTAGAATTGTAGAAGTGGCTAAACAACAGAGCTTCCCCAGTGGGCACATGCTTTTTTATACGATCTTCTTTGGTTTTTTACTGGTCTTAATGTGGAATTTTAAACAGCTTAATAGCTGGTTAAGAGCCGGAGTATCGGTTATATCGGCATTTCTCATCTTAACTATCCCTTTTTCAAGGATATATCTGGGGGCTCACTGGTTTACTGATGTATTGGGAGGATTTATACTGGGCCTGATCTGCCTTTATATTATTGGAGCATTCTATCTAAAGAAAAACAGGTTATAATTAACAGCTACCGGCAGTATTTTACAGCTCTTTTTCTAAAAGCAACAGATGTTTGCACTGAATTCCATTTTCAAATATCGGCTCGGGATAGTTGTCTGTAAAGAAATTCTGAGTGGTTCCAATGAGTTCAAAGCCTTCTTTCTGGTAGAGCGCCAGCTGGCCGATGCTTGAGTTTCCTGTGGCAATTCTAAGTCTTTCAAAACCTTTATCTCTGGCAACAGCAGTAGCTTTTTTTAATAAATGTTTGCCTAAACCCATGTTCTGATATGCAGATCTGACGGCAATATTTTTGATCTCAATGACTTTTTTATTGACTGGAAATAAAACAAAAACACCTAGAGTCTTAGTATTATAGATGGCTGTATAGATCTGATTATTATTTATATATGAATTTACAATTTCTATTGAAGGATCTGCCAGAAGCAGTAAATCATAGAGATCCTGATCGGGTGTATACCTCACTTCAAAAGTCAGTTCCCGGTCAATTGACAGGCGCTCCACTTTTTTAGTCATCAGTTCCAGACGCTCTGTAATTGAAGTGTCGCCTTCAATACGGATCAAAGGTGTCTGCAATTGATCCATCCAGCTGGTATGAAGTTCAAAACTTCTGCTCGGGAAGCCTGGCTGATCATAACCTGATGACCATTCGATAAATTCATGATACTTTCTTTTCCGGTATTCATCTGTTTTTAATAAATCTCCATACCGTTCTATTTCTCTTTCAATTAATCGCTTTATTCTGATAGCAGGAGGGATCCATAAAAAAACAACCAGATCAAATAAATGGAAAAATTGTTCATCCCAGCTCAGGACCGGGCCTGATACAACAATGTTCTGATGCAGGTTGAAATCTGCAGTAAGTTTATGATTTCGTTCTTCGGGATTACGTTTCTGTTCAAAAGGCGGCTCGCTTTTTAGCCAGTAATAGTCATCGGAATCCAGATGATGAAATTCTGACTGTAAGGAAAAATGATGGGCTAAGGTGGTTGTGCCAGAGCCGGATGCTCCAAAAATCAGAATTTTCATGCTGTTATTTTTTGTTCTTTAGCACTGTAAAAATATAAAAGAATCCATTATTCTTATTATTTACTAATATTATTAGTAATTTTGTGGTACTATTATTTATCCATAAAACGGAGCTATCTGTTTTAAGAACTATTCAAATGGCCAGACCTGATCGCAGACCATCAGAAATGATGTTGAATTACCAGTACGCTAAAAACAGTCCGGTAAGGGAAGTTGATAAACCGTATTTTCAATATCAGTACAGTGAGGTTACAGAACTGCTGAAACAGAAAATCATGAATTTCATTATGCTGAATTCTAAATTACGGGAAAATATCAGCTCCAGACACCGTTTTATAGAAGTAACCCCTCAGGCAGTCATCTTCAATCTCATTGAATTCAGTACTGTATACCGGAAGAGGTTTATTGACGATGATTTTGAAAATTATTGTGAAATGTTCATCGAGCTGATTAAACCGGTCATGATTTCTTTCTTAAAAGAAGTTCAGTTTTATGGTTTTGGATTTCATTATCATTTTCGTCTTCCGGGCAAATCATTTGATAAGATAAAAACAGAAATGATCGGCCATACGGAAGGTTGAAAGTGCCGCTGAATTAGAAACGGCAATAATCTGGTCTGTGCTAAGCAGTATTATTTAGCTGGTATGAGGAACTCTTTATAAGATAAGCCTCCAACTATACCCAGCCCATTTTGTACATTGCTGTGAATAATTACTTTCTCTGAAAATGGACTGTCTTCACTATCATCGGCTTTGGATACACTTTTCAGATATTTGTAGCTCGTCTCTGTGAGTAAGGTAACTTCGATATACATTTTCTTTGGACCGGGATTAAAATCCGCAGTAAAGGAATAAAATATAGTTTCACCTGCGGGCTGTGCTTTCTCTGCAAACCAGGCTCTCTTCTCTGAATTACCACTTCCAAAAAGGTCAGTTGTATTTACCGGACGGATAAAAAATGGTGTTTTGATTACTGTACCTGTTTTTTCTTTATCCTCGTATAGAACTCTGAAGCGATAATATTGCTTTTCCTTACTCAGGTTCTTAAGCAGAAAATTGAATTTTAGTTTATAGCTGTCACTGCTGGACTCAGTAACAGTCTGATTATTGATTTCTATTTTGGTTATATCAGGAATTACGTCACTGCCCTCAATCAGTTTGAAACCTGGCAGCGCAGTTGTTACTTTATATCTTTTATCTTTAAGAACCAGCGAATTACTTACATAATATGTTTTGCCGTCAATAATTTTAGGTTTTAATAACTCCTTGAAAGTATCATTTTCATATAAAGTGGTTTCAGCATAATCAACTTCTTTAAAAGATTGTCCGCTCGACAGCCGGCCGGACAGGGAAAGACGAACTTTCAATGGACTATTCTCATTCATCAGTACATTAAGAACCGGTCTGTCCATGTCTGCTGGCAGATTGATAGTGAGTTTTTTTTCACATGACGTGAATAGAAGAACAGCTAATACTGGTACGAGATTAAGTGCTTTCATGGTTTTGAGATTAAAATTTAAGACTGTAAGATATACTTGGCATAATTGGCAGCAGACTATTTCCTGTCAGATTAGCTGTATTGCCCTTGTAATCTTTGATATTGAAATAAAATAAGTTCTGTCTGTTATAAACATTGTAGATACTGAAATTCCAGGTACGGACCTTTCCGCTTTTTTTGAGTTTTATAAAACTGACACCAAGATCTAATCTGTGTGTTGGCTGTATCCGGATATTATTTCTGGATTCTATGTATTCCAGTTTTTGATCAGCACGTTCATTTGGTTTATCCTGTTCCGGACTAACTCCTTCAAACTGTGTTGTTGGCATGGTAAAAGGGGAGGCACTCTGATAAACGAAAGTTGCCGAAAGCTCAATACCGGGTTTTAATTTATAAACACCAACCAGGTTAAGTGTATTCCGCCGATCGTATTTATAAGGGAAAGTTTTTCCATTATTGATTTCCGGTAAGGTCCGGTTTGTCCAGGCAAGCGCATAACTTGCCCAGCCTGTTAAACGCCCGGTTTTTTTCTGAAGAAATAATTCCAGTCCATAGGCTTTACCTTTACCGGTAGTGATTTTATTTTCCCAGTCATTATTTTCACTGGTCACTACATAATCAGCACCGTCTTTGTATTCAATGATATTATTCATCGTTTTATAATAGCCTTCGGCAGAGAACTCAAACTGATTATTGAAAACATTGCGGGACATTCCCAGTGCGAACTGACTGGATTGCTGCGGTAATACCTTACTGGTTGCGGGAACCCACAGATCTGTGGGCAGTGAAATAGAGTTACTGGCTAATAAATGCATGTATTGAGTCATCCTGGCATAGGATGCTTTTAATGCCCAGTCTCCAGGCAACAGATAGCGTGCACTGATACGGGGCTGTAAAGAAGTATAGAACTTACCTTGTACGTCAAATCCACTTGCATGCAAACCGATATTTGCTTTTAATTTATCCGTAATTGTCCAGTCATCTTCCGCATATAAATCCATCTCTCTGCCTCTGATTTTAGAACCGGTGTTTTCATTTTTTAAAATCTCATTATTAAAAGTCTGTTTAGAAAGACTGGTTCCGGGAGTGAAGGTGTGTATGGTATAAGAGGCTCCCATTTTTATGCTGTGTGCCGGTAGTGGCAGATAGTCAAAGTCAATTTTGGCCGTATAATCTGTAATGCCGGAGTTAATACTCAGTATATCATCTGAATTGATGCCGGCTTTGGAACCGAAAATGGAGGAGGTCATCGTCGTATTAAATTTATACTGCGAAGTAGTCAGGGTTGTATTTGCGAATAATTTATCCGAGAAAATGTGATTCCAGCGTACAGCTCCGGTGGTATTATGCCAGGCCAGACCAAAATCACCAAGGGCAGTAGAACCATCGCTTATACCTCCTTGTTTTACTTTGGTTCTAAGCTTATCCTGACCATTATAAAAGCTTAGATAAACCTGATCCTGATCAGAGAATTTATGATGAATTTTAGCATTCAAATCATAGAAATAGAGCTTGAACTTTTCTACGTCAGGATTAGTAGCTTTTAGTATTGGTTCTGCATATAAATCATGATATGTCCGGCGGCCCGAAATGATAAAGGAAGTTTTATCTTTCCTGATGGGGCCTTCGATAGTTAACTGGGAGGCAAGTAAACCAACGGTAAACTGCCCTTGTATCTTCTTCATATTACCATCATTCATCGATATATCAATTACTGAGGATAAACGGCCACCGTAACGTGCTGGAAATGCTCCTTTATAGAGATCAACATTTTTGATTGCATAAGTATTAAAGGCAGAAAATATCCCCAGTAAATGTGACGGATTATAAAGAGGGGCTCCATCCAGTAAAATCAGATTCTGATCGGGAGAGCCTCCGCGAACCAGCACAGCACTTGTGCCTTCACTGCCTTGCTGTACGCCGGGAAGTGTTTGTAAGGCTTTAAATAAATCCGGTTCACCAAAAAATTTAGGGAGTGCCTGGATCTGACTGATGGGAAGATTAATTTTACCCATTTGTGAGGTCTGCTGAACGGGCTGATTACTGGTGCCTTTGATAATAACGGTGTTTAATTCGTTTTGCAGCGGCTTTAGCCGGAAAGCGACTGTACTCTTTAAGGACAGATTAATCAGGGTATCTATAGTTTGATAACCGATATAGGAAATTTGAAAGGTAGCAGTATCAGCAGGGATGGTAATGCTGAAATAACCGTAATTATTAGTTGTGGTACCAGTTTTTATACCTTTGGCAGTAATGCTCACCCCAATTAATGTTTCGCCGGTAGCCTGATCGGTTATTCTCCCGCTTAAGGTTTTGAGATCGTTTTTTTGTAGCGTAACAGGCTTTTGACTGGTCTGGGCTAAAAGAGTATCGTATTTGAAATTGATCAGCAAAAAAAAGAAGAAAGGGGGTAGTCGCAGTAAGTTTTTAAAATCAGGCACGCTCATATATGATTTAAATTCATCGTTAAGACGCACTTAAGCAGAATACCCCTATAAATGAAAAAATATTATTGAGATCACTGTAGCATTATGAGACTGGTTTCCGTTTTACTTTTTGATTGCATTTTTAACTATTAATAACTCTCTACTATAAAATGAAGATATGTTTTCACTTACTTAGGTTTATACTCCTGTGTTGCAGGGGGAAATTAAGATCATAGCTTAAATTGTTTTTTGATTCCTGCGGTCATTCGCATCTCAAATAATTGCAATATTTAAAAAAACAGTTCATTTATCCTGTCGTTTTTTAAGTATTTAAAATTAAAATAGTATTTTGAGCAAAAAACGAAATTGATGAAGAAATATATTGGAATAGCAGTTTTATCAACTTTCATGGCCTGTACCAGTTCCGTGAAAAAAGAAACTGCTGTAACAGACAGCACAGCTACAGCTGATCAGGCATCAGCGGTGAATGATGTTAAACTTGCCGACCCTAAAACGGAAAGTATATATAAAAGCTATATCAGCTTGAAAAATTCGCTGGTTGCTGGTAATGCAACAGCAGCCCACCAAACAGCCCTGGATCTGGCTACCTCACTTAAAGCTTTTGAAGGTTGTGAAAATACCGCATTGATTGCAGAAAAGATTGCAGGTACTGAGGATATTAAAGTACAGCGTAAAGAATTCACTGCGTTGAGTTCTGATGTGATTGCGCTTTTCAAACATGCTGATATTAAGCAGGGATCTATTTACATACAGCATTGCCCGATGGCCAATAATGGCGATGGGGGAGACTGGTTATCTTCTGAGAAGAAGATCAGCAACCCTTACTACGGAAAAGAAATGCTGACTTGTGGCGCAGTACTGGAAGTAATTAAAGCAAAGAAATAAGCTCAATTCTTACTTAATGATGACCTGCGGTTAACAATTATTTAACAGCTTTGTTATCATTGTTTGTAAGCTATTTCATTAGAATAGTTAAATTTGTTATTTATAAATTAGAAGATATATGTCAGATATTGCAGAAATTAAGATCGATGGTAAAGTATACGAATTTCCCATTGTAACTGGAACCGAGGGTGAAAAGTCAATTGATATTTCAAAATTAAGGGATTTAACGGGACACATTACGCTGGATTTAGGCTACAAAAACACTGGATCAACAAAAAGTGCAATTACCTTTTTAGATGGTGAAAAAGGAATCTTAAAATACAGAGGGTATTCAATCGAAGAGTTAGCAGAGAAATCTACTTTCCTTGAGGTTGCCTTTTTATTAATCTACGGCGATTTACCAACTACCAAAGCTCTTGAAGACTTTCAGTCTCAGATCACCAAGCATACGCTGATCCATGAGGACATGAAAAAGTTCCTTGATGGTTATCCTTCAAAATCTCACCCAATGGCTCAGCTGGCTTCATTGGTGTGTTCATTGTCAACATTCTATCCAGAGTCACTTAAGGCTAATTCTTCGCCTGAAACAATGGATCTGACAATGATCAAATTACTGGCTAAATTCCCGACTATTGTATCGTTTATCTATAAGAAGTCTTTAGGTCATCCGCTGATTTATCCTAAAAATAAATATGATTATGTAAGTAACTATCTGAACATGACTTTTGGTCAGCGTACAGAAGAGGTTGAAATTGACCCGGTTGTAGTGAAAGCAATGAATACTTTATTAATCTTACATGCTGATCATGAGCAAAACTGTTCTGCATCTACAGTAAGAATGGTAGGGTCTTCGGATTGTAATTTATATGCGTCAGTTTCTGCTGGTATTGATGCACTATGGGGTCCGCTTCATGGTGGTGCTAACCAGGCTGTAATTGAAATGCTTGAACTGATCAAAGAAGATGGTGGTGACACTGAAAAATGGATTAATAAAGCAAAAGATAAAAATGATCCTTTCCGTATGATGGGATTTGGACACAGAGTATATAAAAACTTTGATCCACGTGCTAAAATTATCAAAAAGGCCTGCGATGATATCCTGGAAAAATTAGGTATCAATGATCCGGTTCTTGAAATCGCTAAGAAACTGGAAGAAGCAGCTTTGAGTGATCCTTATTTTGTAGAGCGTAAGTTATATCCTAATGTTGATTTTTACTCAGGTATTATCTACAGAGCTTTAGGTTTCCCTACTGATATGTTTACCGTATTGTTCGCATTAGGACGTTTACCGGGATGGATTGCACAATGGAAAGAAATGCACGAAAATAAAGAGCCGATTGGCCGTCCGCGTCAGGTTTACGTTGGACATACAAACAGAGCTTTTGTTGAAATAGAAAAACGATAGTATTGATATGCGGGTTTAAACAACCTGCTATATTTTAAACAGCCCCTTAAGATTTCTTAAGGGGCTGTTTTGTTTGTTTTAAATCTGAAAGTATGCTTTAATTTAAGCATCTAGTAATCCACTTTATTGATTTGTATCTTCTGTAAACTTCCCTGATCATCCTTTACTGTAATGCTGGCACTTTCTTTACCTGCCAATATATGCGGACGGTTCAGCATATCGCATAAAGTCACTTTGGAATAGTCAATGTCATCTATGGCTACAATTTGCTGCCCGGGTTTTACTTCGTTTTTATATTTATCCCATACCACACCAATAGCCAGTCTGTCATTGATTACAGTTGGTACAAAGGGCCATTGTTTTTCTTTAATTTCGTTCTGTTTTCTGGTACTGTTAAAATAGAATTTACTATGGATAAAATCCAGAGTGATGACACCATACTTAAGGATTTTGGATCCTATTGCTGAGGTCCCACTTTTATTAGTCTCCACAATAACATTATTGAACAGGCTATTACCGATTTTCATCTCCGGGAATCTCAATAAATATTTTTCTGCACTTTGCTGCAAGCCCAATCCGCCAATAGTATTTGCTCCATAGCCTTTGGCCAGAATCTGATAAGCACCTGAATCGGGTAATTGATTAATCATCTCTTCAGAAATTCTCAGAAATTCATTGTCACCTGTATCAAACCCAAGATTTAAGATCATATCATTTTTCAGCACTATGCTGATAATAGGATTGCTCTGATAACTTGTATTGGTAACCAGTTCTGAACCGGAGTTATTACTTAACTTTAGTTTTGCCAGCTGGTCTGTCAGCGTAATGATATGTTTGGCTTCGTTAATGCTGACAATAGAGTTTCTCAGGATATTGCTCCCAATTACGCCATCTATATTCCAGCACTTATAAAAGTCCGGAAAAAAGGTGATTGCCGGTATATGTTTAAACTGTATGTTGCCGATTTTTATCTGGGGTACCTGAACAACACCCATGGTATCCATAACCCCGTTGACATCAGAAAGTGAATCTTCATTTAGAAATTTCGCTTTTAATTCAGTAACCAAACGCGGACTGATTGCTACAGGTGCACCTGTGTCAAATAAAAACTTGTATTTTTTATTGTGGAGTTCTACCTCTATAAATATTTTGCCATTGATAGTCTGATAGGGGATCTCCTGATAATAGTTCTTAGCGGATGTCCCTCCCTGGTTATAGGTGAAATCCTGTGACCGGACTCCGGAGCATATAATCAATAGCAAACAGAGATTAAAAATAATTTTCATCTTAAAAGATTAACAGACCAATTTATTGTTTTTGTTTCTCTTTAATCCAGTAGCAGCAAGGATTTAACATTTTTTAAGAAAAACAACCAGGTTAATTAATCTTTAGCCAGCCGGTAATGCTTAACCTGGGCTTATTGGTTACTAAAACCTCGTGCACAAGTTCGCTGCTTTTAAAGAAAACACTTTTACCGTTGTCAGGTGATATGTTTTGCAAATGATCCGCATGATGAATACAGAGTTCTCCACCATCAATTGCCTGCCAGCCGGCATTTAAATAAATAATCATTGAATATTGTCTGCTGTCATTGTTTTTGAACTGGTCGAGATGTTTTTTATAAAAACTCCCTTCTTCATAGCGTGTATAATGGAATTCATAACCTGTTATACCTGTATAGCATGTACTGTTCAGATAACTTACAAAGCTGTCCATCAAATCAAAAAAACTGTTTTCATGAACGTTATTGTGTTTCCTGTCCAGCCAGTAAATCATATCACTCCTGACAGATTTATCATGAGAAACCAGCGTTTCATTTCCTGTTCCGGCAGATTGAAGCTGTTTGTCCTGATATAGTTCCTGAAGGTTTTCTTTGAGCCGGGCTGATAAAGCTACGCTTAAGAAGTTTTCTGTTATACCAACTTTATTGTCTATAAAACTGTCGATTAGCGTATTGAAGATGTTTTGCAAGATGCGGGGTGGGAAAATATATGGCAAATCGCCAGCATGTTGGTGAAGGTAGGGTTATTTAATCAATAAAATGCTAGTTTTGCATTTCTAAAAACAATCTCAATTTTATCGAATGAATTTATTAGAGGCTAAAGTATTATGGAGTTATGATCATGAACTGGAAACAAAAACGGGAATTAACAATATTGCCGCCCAGTTTACTGGTGTACCTCCGGTACATAACCATACAGGAGTTTTACGCTTAACGAAAGACGGACTGATTATACGGGGAGATGAAGACTTGATTATTCCGCTGGCAGATGTAGAAGAAGCTTATGTAGGATTTGATGAAAGTTACCAGCGTAACTTTGTTAAAAATCTGGGTTTATTATGTCAGCCTCTGCGAATCGTGACTAATAATGGAATATCAAAAAATACGATCTATCTGATTCTGGACTATAACTATTTCGGTTGTGCTAAAAACCTGACCTTATTTGATTTGCTGCAGGAGATGCTAGCCTGACAGGAGAAGATTTTTTGTGAAAATCTCCCCCTGCAGATGCTAATTAATTTGAGGTGAAGCAAGATATTTATTACGCAATTCTTTAAAAATAACTATGTCAGATTTCTTTAAAAAGTACGGAATTAAAATAATATCAGTTTTATTAATCATCCTGATTCTCGGTGATGCCTGGTTGTTATTGACCCAGGGTTTTTCATCACCAGTACTATCCGGTTTGATTGGCTGTTCACTTACCTTATTTGGTCTTAACTATTTCAAGAACAAAAGCTAAACCAGCAGACCTTCTCTGATTTCTTTATAAATCGCTGTAGTTTCAGGAACAGCAATGTTTAAAGCTTTTCCGTAAGCTATTATTGCTCCGGCAAATAACTCAAGTTCTGTATGCTCTTTTCCTGATTGTACATCAAGCTGCAAAGATGTTGGTGTCTGATAGGGGAAAGAGGCTGCTTTCTGAAAGGTTTGTTCAATGATGTTTTCAGGAATGCTAATCTCTTTTTTAAAGGCTATCAGTTCTATTTCCTGCATAATCTTTAGTGCTCTCTCATGTAATTCAGGCTCTTCATTAACCTGTCCTATAGATTTGTTATATCTTGCAGAAACCAATCCAAAGCTTGCTATAAAGAAATATTTAGACCATATGGCTGGAAATGAATCTTCTTTATAGTCTATGTCAATAGCTGCATCTTTAAATAAATCAACGATGGTTTGCGGATCAAACTGTTTGTTTTCAGGATCTTTTCCTACAATGATTTTTCCAGGGCTGCCTTTATGTTCAACAACTCCCTTTTCTTTGATATGAGAGGCAACATAAACACAGGCCGGAAGTACAATTCCGATTTTGATGATTTTACGTATTCTTTCATAAATATCAACTCCATTCATTAATGGAAGGATGACCGTGTCGTTGCTGATTTTATCTTTTAGCTGATTGCAGATCTTTTCAAGATCATATTCTTTGACACAAATGATAAATACGTCGGCATGTCCTGAATCTGCAGGATCTTTGAAAATCTGGTGCGGTCTGACTTTGATATCACCGGTTTCAGGAGAGAGTAAGGTGAGTCCCTGTTCTTTAACAATCTCGTAAGTCTTTTCCCGGGCAATAAAGGTAATATTAACTGTATGGTCTGCAGTATATCGCCCGGCGAGTTTATATCCAAAATAGCCGCCAACACCACCCAGTCCAATTAGTGTAAAGTCTGTTGTTTTCATTCTTCTGTTAAAATTTAACTGATATATTTAGTAATTCACAAGTGGGCAAATTACAGGTATTCAGATGTAAATCCTAGTGTAGAAAGCGAAATATGACTGAGAGATCAGATATTGACAGAAATGTCAGTATAGATTGAGTATAATGTATACTGTACCTAAGGCACAGTATACATTATACTGATAATTACATTAATATACCTGCAATAGAAGCAGAAAGATAAGATGCTAATGTTCCGCACATTAGTGCTTTAAGGCCTAGTTTAGCAAGATCTGCGCGACGTTCTGGTGCCAGCTCTCCAATTCCACCAATCTGCATACCAACACTGCTGAAGTTAGCAAAACCACAAATAGCAATACTGATAATCAATACACCTTTTTCAGTTACAATCGGAACTGATTTGGTAGTCAGATTTTTAAAGGCTAAAAACTCATTTACAGTTAATTTCTGACCAAGCAGGGTAGCCGCATTACTTACATCCACATCAGGAATACCCATTGACCAGGCAAATGGATAAAATAATCTGCCAAAAATCCAGTCAAGAGATAAATTGAAGTTAGGATTGAAAAGGTGACCTATGTTAAC
This portion of the Pedobacter lusitanus genome encodes:
- a CDS encoding citrate synthase, producing MSDIAEIKIDGKVYEFPIVTGTEGEKSIDISKLRDLTGHITLDLGYKNTGSTKSAITFLDGEKGILKYRGYSIEELAEKSTFLEVAFLLIYGDLPTTKALEDFQSQITKHTLIHEDMKKFLDGYPSKSHPMAQLASLVCSLSTFYPESLKANSSPETMDLTMIKLLAKFPTIVSFIYKKSLGHPLIYPKNKYDYVSNYLNMTFGQRTEEVEIDPVVVKAMNTLLILHADHEQNCSASTVRMVGSSDCNLYASVSAGIDALWGPLHGGANQAVIEMLELIKEDGGDTEKWINKAKDKNDPFRMMGFGHRVYKNFDPRAKIIKKACDDILEKLGINDPVLEIAKKLEEAALSDPYFVERKLYPNVDFYSGIIYRALGFPTDMFTVLFALGRLPGWIAQWKEMHENKEPIGRPRQVYVGHTNRAFVEIEKR
- a CDS encoding DUF3347 domain-containing protein translates to MKKYIGIAVLSTFMACTSSVKKETAVTDSTATADQASAVNDVKLADPKTESIYKSYISLKNSLVAGNATAAHQTALDLATSLKAFEGCENTALIAEKIAGTEDIKVQRKEFTALSSDVIALFKHADIKQGSIYIQHCPMANNGDGGDWLSSEKKISNPYYGKEMLTCGAVLEVIKAKK
- a CDS encoding ketopantoate reductase family protein translates to MKTTDFTLIGLGGVGGYFGYKLAGRYTADHTVNITFIAREKTYEIVKEQGLTLLSPETGDIKVRPHQIFKDPADSGHADVFIICVKEYDLEKICNQLKDKISNDTVILPLMNGVDIYERIRKIIKIGIVLPACVYVASHIKEKGVVEHKGSPGKIIVGKDPENKQFDPQTIVDLFKDAAIDIDYKEDSFPAIWSKYFFIASFGLVSARYNKSIGQVNEEPELHERALKIMQEIELIAFKKEISIPENIIEQTFQKAASFPYQTPTSLQLDVQSGKEHTELELFAGAIIAYGKALNIAVPETTAIYKEIREGLLV
- a CDS encoding TonB-dependent receptor; translation: MSVPDFKNLLRLPPFFFFLLINFKYDTLLAQTSQKPVTLQKNDLKTLSGRITDQATGETLIGVSITAKGIKTGTTTNNYGYFSITIPADTATFQISYIGYQTIDTLINLSLKSTVAFRLKPLQNELNTVIIKGTSNQPVQQTSQMGKINLPISQIQALPKFFGEPDLFKALQTLPGVQQGSEGTSAVLVRGGSPDQNLILLDGAPLYNPSHLLGIFSAFNTYAIKNVDLYKGAFPARYGGRLSSVIDISMNDGNMKKIQGQFTVGLLASQLTIEGPIRKDKTSFIISGRRTYHDLYAEPILKATNPDVEKFKLYFYDLNAKIHHKFSDQDQVYLSFYNGQDKLRTKVKQGGISDGSTALGDFGLAWHNTTGAVRWNHIFSDKLFANTTLTTSQYKFNTTMTSSIFGSKAGINSDDILSINSGITDYTAKIDFDYLPLPAHSIKMGASYTIHTFTPGTSLSKQTFNNEILKNENTGSKIRGREMDLYAEDDWTITDKLKANIGLHASGFDVQGKFYTSLQPRISARYLLPGDWALKASYARMTQYMHLLASNSISLPTDLWVPATSKVLPQQSSQFALGMSRNVFNNQFEFSAEGYYKTMNNIIEYKDGADYVVTSENNDWENKITTGKGKAYGLELFLQKKTGRLTGWASYALAWTNRTLPEINNGKTFPYKYDRRNTLNLVGVYKLKPGIELSATFVYQSASPFTMPTTQFEGVSPEQDKPNERADQKLEYIESRNNIRIQPTHRLDLGVSFIKLKKSGKVRTWNFSIYNVYNRQNLFYFNIKDYKGNTANLTGNSLLPIMPSISYSLKF
- a CDS encoding retropepsin-like aspartic protease — protein: MKIIFNLCLLLIICSGVRSQDFTYNQGGTSAKNYYQEIPYQTINGKIFIEVELHNKKYKFLFDTGAPVAISPRLVTELKAKFLNEDSLSDVNGVMDTMGVVQVPQIKIGNIQFKHIPAITFFPDFYKCWNIDGVIGSNILRNSIVSINEAKHIITLTDQLAKLKLSNNSGSELVTNTSYQSNPIISIVLKNDMILNLGFDTGDNEFLRISEEMINQLPDSGAYQILAKGYGANTIGGLGLQQSAEKYLLRFPEMKIGNSLFNNVIVETNKSGTSAIGSKILKYGVITLDFIHSKFYFNSTRKQNEIKEKQWPFVPTVINDRLAIGVVWDKYKNEVKPGQQIVAIDDIDYSKVTLCDMLNRPHILAGKESASITVKDDQGSLQKIQINKVDY
- a CDS encoding DUF4249 domain-containing protein, coding for MKALNLVPVLAVLLFTSCEKKLTINLPADMDRPVLNVLMNENSPLKVRLSLSGRLSSGQSFKEVDYAETTLYENDTFKELLKPKIIDGKTYYVSNSLVLKDKRYKVTTALPGFKLIEGSDVIPDITKIEINNQTVTESSSDSYKLKFNFLLKNLSKEKQYYRFRVLYEDKEKTGTVIKTPFFIRPVNTTDLFGSGNSEKRAWFAEKAQPAGETIFYSFTADFNPGPKKMYIEVTLLTETSYKYLKSVSKADDSEDSPFSEKVIIHSNVQNGLGIVGGLSYKEFLIPAK
- a CDS encoding phosphatase PAP2 family protein — encoded protein: MALFPPSALDLKISAAVQSIQSPELDRVMILISWFGAFPVPMFMGLLIAIIFYLFKFRREALFVVLTFVSGAISSIIKIIVNRPRPTVNLVRIVEVAKQQSFPSGHMLFYTIFFGFLLVLMWNFKQLNSWLRAGVSVISAFLILTIPFSRIYLGAHWFTDVLGGFILGLICLYIIGAFYLKKNRL
- a CDS encoding GNAT family N-acetyltransferase — translated: MKILIFGASGSGTTTLAHHFSLQSEFHHLDSDDYYWLKSEPPFEQKRNPEERNHKLTADFNLHQNIVVSGPVLSWDEQFFHLFDLVVFLWIPPAIRIKRLIEREIERYGDLLKTDEYRKRKYHEFIEWSSGYDQPGFPSRSFELHTSWMDQLQTPLIRIEGDTSITERLELMTKKVERLSIDRELTFEVRYTPDQDLYDLLLLADPSIEIVNSYINNNQIYTAIYNTKTLGVFVLFPVNKKVIEIKNIAVRSAYQNMGLGKHLLKKATAVARDKGFERLRIATGNSSIGQLALYQKEGFELIGTTQNFFTDNYPEPIFENGIQCKHLLLLEKEL
- a CDS encoding 2OG-Fe(II) oxygenase, whose protein sequence is MQNIFNTLIDSFIDNKVGITENFLSVALSARLKENLQELYQDKQLQSAGTGNETLVSHDKSVRSDMIYWLDRKHNNVHENSFFDLMDSFVSYLNSTCYTGITGYEFHYTRYEEGSFYKKHLDQFKNNDSRQYSMIIYLNAGWQAIDGGELCIHHADHLQNISPDNGKSVFFKSSELVHEVLVTNKPRLSITGWLKIN